Within the Flavobacterium sp. N502536 genome, the region GTATCTAAGTTAGCTTTACCAGCAGCTTTACCGATAACAATGAATCTTTCAATAGAAAAAACAACAACCATTAAAAACATACCTAATAATACTGGTACGATAAAACCTCCTTTATAAACCTGTCCTAATGTATTTATAGGGTGACCAGTTTCTGGGTTACCACCTTCGAAGTTAGCTGCATCTCCCATGATTACTTTCCAAATAAACACCCCAACTAAAATACACGCTACAATAATGATTCCAGTAATCATTCCTCCTCCGTTTGAAGTGCTTTCTTTTTTAACTTTAACGTTTGCCATTTTTTTTAATTTTAATAGTTTTAAATAATTTTATTTTTTAGTTATATTTAACTTGTAGAGGAGCAAATTTATACGTTTAGTTTAAATAAAAAAACTTTTTTTAATTTAATTGAAGGAAATTTAACGTCAATTTAAAAAATATCTCATTAAATTGCTGACTGTGTTTTCTAGATAAAACAAAAAAAAGGACTAATAATGGGAAAATTACAACGTTTTAGTAAATATTCAAACAATCCTTTGATATCTTCTTAAAAAGTTGCGAAATTATTTTTTATATAATTTTCAACCAAAAAAGGCTTTTTCTTACTAAAAATAAAGAACCAAAAATGTTAAAAAATCGAGCAATACTCTTATAATCATCTAAATTACAAATAAAAACATGAATAAAAAAGATAATTTCATTCAGGATATAAATAATGGCTATGTTTCTAAGGGCGACAGCATCATTCTTGGCAGTGCCATTCTGGACGGAGAACCTCTTGGGGAGGCTCATGTGAAGATTCCCCTGAAAACATTAAACCGCCACGGATTAATAGCCGGCGCGACCGGAACAGGAAAAACCAAAACCATTCAGGTTTTCTCTGAACAACTTTCGAATGCGGGGATTCCTGTTTTGATGATGGATATTAAAGGTGACTTTAGCGGAATTGCCGAAGAAGGTAAAGAAGAGGGGTTTATAACCGAGCGTCATGCCAAAATAAATATACCTTATAATGTAGCTTCTTTTCCTGTTGAGTTAATGTCGCTTTCCAAACAAAACGGGGTTCGTTTAAGAGCAACAGTTTCGGAGTTTGGTCCGGTTCTTTTCTCCAGGATTTTAGATCTGAATGACACACAGGCGGGTGTGGTGGCTGTTATTTTTAAATATTGCGACGACAATAAAATGCCACTGTTGGATTTAAAAGACATCAAAAAGGTTCTCAATTATATTACCGAAGAAGGCAAAGATGAAATAGCCTCCAATTATGGCAAAATCTCTACCGCAACTACCGGCACGATTTTAAGAAAAATAATCGAACTGGAACAACAAGGCGGTGATTTGTTTTTTGGAGAGCTTTCGTTTGAAATTGATGATCTGATGCGAATTGACGAAAATGGAAAAGGATATGTAAACATTATCCGATTGACAGATATTCAGGACAAACCTAAATTGTTCTCGACTTTTATGTTGAGCTTACTGGCTGAAATTTACCAGCAAATGCCAGAGAAGGGAGACGTTGTACAACCGGAACTCGTGATTTTTATTGATGAAGCGCATTTGATCTTTAACGAAGCTAGCAAGGCATTACTGGAACAAATTGAAACGATTGTAAAACTAATTCGTTCTAAAGGTGTCGGAATTTATTTTGTAACCCAAAATCCGATGGATGTCCCGAGTGGTGTATTGGCACAATTGGGTTTAAAAATCCAACATGCGTTAAGAGCTTTTACGGCCAATGACCGTCAGGCGATTAAAAAAACAGCAGACAATTATCCTACTTCACCTTATTATAAAACCGATGAGCTGCTAACGAGTTTAGGAATTGGAGAAGCTTTGGTAACAGCCCTGAATGAAAAAGGTATCCCTACTCCTCTTGTTGCCACGATGATGCGTGCTCCAATGAGCCGAATGGATGTTTTAACTCCGGACGAAATTGAAACCATCAACAGCAAATCAAAACTGGTGAAAAAGTATGTTGAGGAAATAGATCGCGAAAGTGCCTACGAAATTCTAAACAAAAAAATTGAAGAAGCCACGCAGGCTGCGGCACAGCAAGAAGAAGAAACACCAGCAAGATCATCTAAGTCCGAGCCAAGCACCGCAAGCGTTGTTGGAAAATCGGTTTTAAAAGTGGTTACTAGTGCTACTTTTATTAGAGGTGTATTTGGAGTTCTGTCCAAAATCTTTAAGAAGTAACAATTATCAATGGCAATATCAAAAATCAATGGCAATTAAAACGTCCGCTTTAAATTGATTTTTGATATTGCTATTGATTTATTTTTGTAGTAATTCGAGAATTTTATGCTCTACTTCGGGCGTATCCCAGATATTTTCGATATTGTCGATTCGCAATATTTGTTCCATAATTACATTTTGAAAATCTCCAATCGCCAGTGCTTCGCTGTAAGGGCGATCGCTAAAAGTTACCCGGCTGTAAAGCG harbors:
- a CDS encoding DUF853 domain-containing protein; its protein translation is MNKKDNFIQDINNGYVSKGDSIILGSAILDGEPLGEAHVKIPLKTLNRHGLIAGATGTGKTKTIQVFSEQLSNAGIPVLMMDIKGDFSGIAEEGKEEGFITERHAKINIPYNVASFPVELMSLSKQNGVRLRATVSEFGPVLFSRILDLNDTQAGVVAVIFKYCDDNKMPLLDLKDIKKVLNYITEEGKDEIASNYGKISTATTGTILRKIIELEQQGGDLFFGELSFEIDDLMRIDENGKGYVNIIRLTDIQDKPKLFSTFMLSLLAEIYQQMPEKGDVVQPELVIFIDEAHLIFNEASKALLEQIETIVKLIRSKGVGIYFVTQNPMDVPSGVLAQLGLKIQHALRAFTANDRQAIKKTADNYPTSPYYKTDELLTSLGIGEALVTALNEKGIPTPLVATMMRAPMSRMDVLTPDEIETINSKSKLVKKYVEEIDRESAYEILNKKIEEATQAAAQQEEETPARSSKSEPSTASVVGKSVLKVVTSATFIRGVFGVLSKIFKK